A DNA window from Impatiens glandulifera chromosome 7, dImpGla2.1, whole genome shotgun sequence contains the following coding sequences:
- the LOC124945267 gene encoding transcription factor MYB61-like, which yields MGRHSCCYKQKLRKGLWSPEEDEKLIKHITKFGHGCWSSVPKLAALQRCGKSCRLRWINYLRPDLKRGTFSHQEESLIIELHSVLGNRWSQIAAQLPGRTDNEIKNLWNSSIKKKLRQRGIDPNTHKPLSEVENEEKLNNNINTESNQNSDKTIQMPVVVQNIPVTPTHEFFHEERFVNSSHESSTAGFFSIQQQQQQHQQQQQFNNYEASIIPNTGLFLSPNSIHDFISFPCNSMSKPSISLHSDQSTTNSMGSFTVNHNWINSTSSNGSSSSNNSNVDLQNNTSFFDNNTAFSWGTAADDCIIIKHENNQEEEMKWSEYLMGTSAIQSQLNITPQHIYGDAKPEMQSINNHNNIWPQQQQQHESSSHGSIDIFNKQFQRLAAESYGQYS from the exons ATGGGCAGACATTCTTGCTGCTACAAGCAAAAGTTAAGGAAAGGTCTATGGTCACCTGAGGAAGATGAGAAGCTTATCAAACATATAACCAAATTTGGCCATGGCTGCTGGAGCTCTGTTCCTAAACTTGCAGCTTTACAAAGATGTGGAAAAAGTTGCAGGCTAAGATGGATTAATTACCTCAGACCTGATTTGAAGAGAGGAACCTTTTCACATCAAGAAGAAAGCTTGATTATTGAACTCCATTCTGTTCTTGGAAACAG GTGGTCTCAGATTGCAGCTCAGTTACCTGGAAGAACAGATAATGAGATTAAGAATCTTTGGAATTCTTCAATTAAGAAGAAGCTCAGGCAAAGAGGAATTGATCCCAATACCCATAAGCCACTTTCCGAGGTTGAGAATGAAGAGAAATTGAACAACAACATAAACACAGAAAGCAATCAGAATTCCGACAAGACAATTCAGATGCCGGTGGTAGTTCAGAATATTCCTGTAACACCAACCCATGAATTCTTCCACGAGGAAAGATTTGTTAATTCGTCCCATGAAAGCTCCACCGCGGGATTCTTCTCtatccaacaacaacaacaacaacatcaacaacaGCAGCAGTTCAACAATTATGAAGCCAGTATTATTCCAAACACGGGTCTCTTTCTCAGTCCCAATTCAATTCACGACTTCATAAGTTTTCCTTGTAATTCCATGTCGAAACCTTCCATTAGTCTCCATTCTGATCAGAGCACTACCAACTCAATGGGATCCTTCACTGTTAATCACAATTGGATTAACAGTACAAGCAGCAATggaagcagcagcagcaacaacAGTAATGTTGATCTTCAAAACAACACTTCATTCTTCGACAACAACACAGCCTTCTCGTGGGGAACAGCAGCAGACGACTGCATAATAATAAAACACGAAAACAACCAAGAGGAAGAAATGAAATGGTCCGAATATCTAATGGGTACTTCAGCAATTCAGAGCCAACTAAATATTACTCCTCAGCATATCTATGGAGATGCTAAACCAGAAATGCAATCAATCAATAATCATAATAACATTTGGCCacagcaacaacaacaacatgaatcttcttcacatggaagCATAGACATATTTAACAAGCAATTCCAGAGACTTGCAGCAGAATCGTATGGACAATACTCCTAg